Genomic DNA from Asterias amurensis chromosome 2, ASM3211899v1:
AGTATGCTAAAATAACGTTCGTCTACtaagacgaaaattgttttattgacGAAAATtgacaaacattgttttactcatttctcaaaaactaataaTGATGTAATATCTTtggggaagctttccactatcattgtcttcaaaccgtgtaagtttaatgtcaatctgtggatattgtgatTTGTGTCCTACAGAAGAACAAAGACCCAGAGTCCCAATTACTCTTTCGTTCCATGGGGGCATAATGATGATTCacccaagaaaaacaaatcactcATTCTCACAGGTAACTTGTATACCAGCTTGTTTATAACACTCCGATTGGTTTACCAGCTGTGTCAAGAAAGCTTTGACAatcattgtggtttttttttaatttcagtaaatgttaaagccattgaaccctttcggtaaacagtattgtccaaggcccacacttcgtgtatcacaacttctatatcaaataacaaacctgtgaaaatttgggattaatcggtcattggagtcgggagaaaataacgggaaaacccacccttgtatccgcgcgtttcgccgtgtcatgacatgtgtttaaaacaaatccgtaattctcgttaacgagaattgatattgttttactgttttctcaaaaagtaaagcatttcagggaataatatttcaagagaagtatttcaccactaccttctgtaaaccctgtaagttatttgtaaatctgtgaactttttttttctttctgtaccgaaagggtccaatggctttaatttgagAACAGGATGCCTGATGGATAAAACAGTAACAACAGCTAATAATACGGAGGTCGTAGGTTCGAAACctacccgagtgatttgcctgttggCTGTTTTCAAAGAACTTAGGAAAGTACTGGTGCtctaaggaacacgttgccttggatcggtcgagttggtctttgaaaagcctttgtaactgtttttcttttattttatgcatacgggtagaaagatgtaaaagtagaatacaatgatacacacaaacatgtatgggagtcaaacgtttgactcccataaatagccgagcgtgttagttcgcgtagtaaaaggaaaaccacgcaataatCGAGGCaaacttatgtggatcattgtattctacttttaatacatctttccaaccatatgcattttataaaaaacggttacaaaagcttgttatagaccaactcgtccgacccaaggcaacgtgttcctttaatacagaTGGGAGTTATAAAGCAAATTAGATTCTTTATCCCTGACACAAGAAAAATATACACTGCAAAAATTGACCTTAacagggtgttaaaattgacaccgaggtgttgtcacataccgcagagaaaaacaacattaacaCGTCTGCGTTTATTGTGTTGGAAGAATATTTAGTCTTATAATGTAGGTTTTCTCGGgaaatttcggcaaatgaggagccaatttaaccaccaagctattctatttcgcgcgaaatcgagtGCTactaaaaagggtcattcgatttcgtgttatgattagtcaaatgtaatgttgcgtcattcgatttaaaaaaaataatcattcaatttaacaattatcaaaacaggattcaaattcacagacgcttcttgGGGCATgtttgtcacgaaaaagaatgacgctacgctaaattgaacagagttcTAAAGGATTTTGACTCGACTCGTAACGAAATttaatggccgaattctgaatttgaaacgcagtaacaactagagaggcaaaacagcttcaattcgaacgcatgaaaattaaactGGCTGCTTATGTGTTGAAttcgaccgagaaaacctatggTAACACCTTTGCTTCACTCAGATACCtgtttatgtgtgttgtgtCGTCATTTAGcctcgaaacatcaggccattaattattttttgcattgaTACCATCGGTCTTTTTGGTTGGTttaaagttgtttgcaacagctagttctaTTCCCTCACCCTTATTTGTAAACTTTCTTCTATTATATGTGTGTTAACACCCCTGGTATCAATTTAAACACGCCAGTTTTTGCAGCGGAATAACGACTATTTTTCGGAAGAATCCAAAATTGTCATTGGTCCACACTCAAACAAAGAAGATGCACACACACCCAAGCTTGTTTATGCGCCTGCAACCAttggcaacagctcccattgatttTGTACACGTCTTCCAACTGTGGGtctttcccgaaccgtggactCTATTGTCCTATTTTGTTTCTAAGTCCCtcgtttgaatgtgtatacctacttaAAGTAAACTGCTGGACATTCACGAAAGTTAGgataaagaaaaaaagttccCTATACTTTTTGATGAAACATCTATGAGGATGAAATCTCTGCGGCCTGAACGTTCACCAGAATATGTTACTTGCATGTGTGTTCGTCCTCAAAAACATATCAATAATTTGACAGGTTTTTAATTACACAAGTGGATTTAGTGACAGTCGTCACATTTTAGTTTGTCATCTCTGCTGCTTAGGTTGACAGCAATTGATCTCTTAACATTTCTgtcaatcatttttttaattttgttattataaataaaacaagtaaaTATAACTTGAAATTGTTGTATATTTAATCATATAAACGTGTTTAGAAttaaaattcataaatacctgggaCAGCTCCACCATTTTGATCGGCtgagaaccaggcctcggcgggtttaaaccacaggtttaaaacctcttcaccacacattgattcccttattgaaaaaaacaacaaccatcAACAATAGCAGCAGCGGCAACAGcaacacaacaaaaattaatatttatatattttatataatataaataaaataaaataaaataacaaaactataaaacagtcaaaacagtaaacaaataattatgtctGTATCTACTTActgggtagattttgttcttttgtgaacttttttgcaATTAAATACCAAACAACACAAATCAAACTAATACTGATATGATTTTTCAAACTCgaattgaactgaattaaaggcagtggacactattggtaattgtcaaagactagccttcacagttggtgtatctcaaatcTCATCTGAatgaaaaacaacccttgtaacacgaagttgtgtgcgtttagatggtttatttcgagacctcaagttctaaacttgaggtctcgaaatcaaattcgtggaaaattacttctttctcgaaaactatggcacttcagagggagccgtttctcacaatgttttataccatcaacctctccccattactcatcaccaagaaaggttttatgccaataattattttgagtaattaccaatagtgtccactgcctttaagtctaacttttaaagacactgggcgctattggtattgtcaaagaccagggcccaatttcatagagctgcttaagcacaaaatgttgcttaagcaaaaaaatccttggtaagtaaaatcagattaccgaccaagactccactcaattgttatgctaagtaaacaacagctaaataccagtcacaagcaatgtatatggcatgaaattttggccagtaacatgtgtaacacaagcaagctattttcgtgcttaagcaattttttgcttaagcagctctatgaaattggccccagttttcccacttgatgtatctcaacatacgcataaaataacaaacctgtgaaatttgttcctcgaagttacgagataataatgaagcaAAATAACgtaaaaattacgttacttcagaggtagccgtttctcaaaattgtttacaccatcaacagctccccattactcattaccaagtaacgttttatgcaaataattgtgttgagtaatgaccaaacgTGTCCCTTACCtttaagtttaacttttaaTGAAGTTCTCGAATTTGTCTATGTGGCTCATTATCACATGCTCTTGCCCTTCTGCGTTACCTCATTTACCACGTCTTGGAAATATCGATCTCCTTTGTACGACTTGAAAAGAAAGTACATTATTAGTTTTCAGGAAGAGTAAATTAATTCCCTTCCTCTATAAATACACCACAAAGCCCAGCCCTTTGAGAAAGAAATTCATCACATTAGGTATTTCGTTAAAGTGGAAACCTACTAACAATATTAATAGTGCATGTTTTGAGTGAGATTTTCAATACACATTCATATCGGGGTTATATCGACTGCGGGTATTTTTCTTTGACTTTGCAAGGATTTTAGACAAGCTTTCAGACTGAAAATTATAATTAAATTGGTTCTTGGTAATGTCCTTCTCTGTACTCTGCAACACAGTGCAGCCACACGAGTGATGTTCGTgtctttaaaaggcactgggcacctttggtaattgtcaaagaccagtattctcacttggtgtatcccaacatacgcattaaataataaatctgtgaaaatgtttgctCGATATTGTTTATCgacgttgcaagagaataatgaaagaattaacaccattgttgcacaatgtgtgtgctttcagatgcctaaaaagggcttcaagcctgaagtttTTCAATAATTACAATGAGCAAGAAATTacctcctcaaaaactacgttaacttcagagggaaccgtttctcacaatgttttatactatcaacagctctccactgctcgttaccatgtaacTTTTtatagtattaaataaatattttgagaaattaccaatagtgcctttaaactcgTTTAATTTTTCTTCTGTTTGTTTCAGCTCATGGATTTGTTGCACGAACGAGATAGATGCTACAAGTCGCAAGATGCGTCTGTGAAAGCTGCGTCTACCCTCTTGAGCCGATAAGGACTATTAAGATCGGATGCGACTGTCACAAGGCCACAGAGGGTCGACCGTCAGGTGACTGTCTCAAACCCGACATGTGGTGCCTCGCTGTTCGCCTTGGTGTACCGCCTCAGCCGTCCGGGGTTCCATGTCTCACATTATTACCACCAGGATCCGTCCTCCACCAGCCCGCCTGTCATTCGCACCGACTGGGATGAGCGAATTATCCACCGCGATGTCGACCCTACTAGATCTAGGATTTACGAACGGTAGTACGGGTTTGAATTCCTCTGCCGGGGACTCCATATCGGTGACTGAGAGGACGGTCCTCCATGCCGGGGTGCGGCCCGGGGAGGAGGGTGGAGGTGATGCCGACCTCCTTGCAGACGACCATGGTCCAAGAGTGCTATGGTGCGGCTCCCTCATCGTCGTGATTATCCTAAGTGTGGTTGGTAACGGCATCTTGGCACTCGTAGTGTTCGGAAACTCCAGACTTCGCAGGCCATCCTACTTCTTCCTCTTCAACTGCGCCCTGGCCGACTTCGTGCGCTCCCTGCTATGTTTCCCGTTCGTAGTCTCGGCCGTTGTCGCGCGGGATTGGATATACAGCAACTCACTGTGCGAGATTCTTGCCTTCTTCAACGTATACCTCACGTATGGGGTTTTATACACGCTGTTCCTGATCAGTATAGAACGGTATGTTGTACTGCGCTTTCATAGATTCCACCGGCAGAAGCTAAAAGGACCGGCTTGCCTACTCCTAGTGCTTGCTTCATGGGCACTTGCCGTGTCCATGGCGTTCCCGCCTGTTTTTAACACGAGGACCTACTCCTTCATAGAGATTGAAAACCAGTGTACATTTAAGCACCAGGAAT
This window encodes:
- the LOC139933927 gene encoding probable G-protein coupled receptor 173 → MSHIITTRIRPPPARLSFAPTGMSELSTAMSTLLDLGFTNGSTGLNSSAGDSISVTERTVLHAGVRPGEEGGGDADLLADDHGPRVLWCGSLIVVIILSVVGNGILALVVFGNSRLRRPSYFFLFNCALADFVRSLLCFPFVVSAVVARDWIYSNSLCEILAFFNVYLTYGVLYTLFLISIERYVVLRFHRFHRQKLKGPACLLLVLASWALAVSMAFPPVFNTRTYSFIEIENQCTFKHQEYKSNETLCFLLFFVAVIAFTHFAYFRVFLFMRAHRKMRPMQFVPAVSNNWTFYGPGSTGQAAANWFLGYRQGPTPPPLIGLAPPANGNSTSLSKSDFEREEKFSKLSLTITISFSVLWLPYTVHCFWQVFQHNNPLPYTYVSIATWLTFFQACINPIVCFVVSKEFRQIALQHVFGASAFQQEGHNVQL